The Solanum pennellii chromosome 11, SPENNV200 genome contains a region encoding:
- the LOC114074765 gene encoding uncharacterized protein LOC114074765, which produces MAIMIFLAGLLSEFETAKSHILSSSEISSLKDVLSRVLRTESTPSNQQTNVLVAKGGGGRNNAGKWNNNDSGRWNNNNDVGRWNNNNDAGKWNHNNDAGRWNNTNDSGRWNNNKGGDNDAGRWNNNKGGDNDARRWINDNTCRYCKEPGHIRRNCKKLQNRNQ; this is translated from the coding sequence ATGgctataatgatttttttagctGGACTCTTGTCTGAGTTTGAGACTGCTAAATCACATATTCTATCTAGTTCTGAGATCAGCTCTCTCAAAGATGTTTTAAGTCGAGTGTTGCGCACAGAGAGTACTCCATCCAACCAACAGACCAATGTGCTTGTTGcaaaaggaggaggaggaagaaaTAATGCAGGAAAATGGAACAACAATGATTCGGGGAGATGGAACAACAATAATGATGTAGGGAGATGGAACAACAACAACGATGCAGGGAAGTGGAATCATAACAATGATGCAGGAAGGTGGAACAACACCAATGACTCTGGTAGATGGAACAATAACAAAGGAGGAGACAATGATGCTGGGAGATGGAACAACAACAAAGGAGGAGACAATGATGCTAGGAGATGGATCAACGACAATACTTGTCGCTATTGTAAGGAACCCGGGCACATAAGGAGAAACTGTAAGAAATTACAAAATCGTAACCAATAA